In the Manis javanica isolate MJ-LG chromosome 14, MJ_LKY, whole genome shotgun sequence genome, one interval contains:
- the ZNF496 gene encoding zinc finger protein 496 has product MPTALCPRVLAPKESEAPRKMRSPPGENPSPPGELPSPESSRRLFRRFRYQEAAGPREALRRLGDLCRGWLRPERHTKEQILELLVLEQFLAILPREVQGWVRAQEPENSDQAVAAVEALEREPGRPWQWLKHCEDPVVIDDGDSPPDQEQERLLTEPQGDLVKSQDMQPLALGQGLPSRPPGLLGGDPVPADASLLQDMSLRDAQQVTALQLLPNRASPFKDMIFCFSEEDWSLLDPAQTGFYGEFIIGEDYGVSLPSNDVAAPLALCQGEENEPQAPELQDLQGKEAPQVSYLDIPSLQAFPGEEKRKRDEMQVPEFQACPQTVLTQSTYPAGGTKPAPGDSLDEEVTIEIVLSSSGDEDSQLGPYCANEAGGHPALRRGAEAGGDGQATSKKYVCPNCGKIFRWRVNFVRHLRSRREQKHECSVCGELFSDSEDLDGHLETHEAAKPHRCGACGRSFRLHAHLLSHRRMHLPSDAREQLPRRESTAEPRGGGPGMRAKGKAALRLQCCDCGKAFQRPYHLARHRSSLHSKGKARPFQCRYCAKSFLQNYDLLRHERLHMKRRSKQALNSY; this is encoded by the exons ATGCCCACAGCCCTGTGCCCCCGAGTCTTGGCTCCAAAGGAAAGCGAGGCGCCCCGGAAAATGAGGAGCCCACCGGGAGAAAACCCCAGCCCCCCAGGGGAGCTCCCCAGCCCCGAGTCCTCCCGCCGCCTGTTCCGCCGGTTCCGCTATCAGGAGGCCGCGGGCCCCCGGGAGGCCCTGCGCCGCCTGGGCGACCTGTGCCGCGGCTGGCTGAGGCCCGAGCGGCACACCAAGGAGCAGATCCTGGAGCTGCTGGTGCTGGAGCAGTTCCTGGCCATCCTGCCCCGGGAGGTCCAGGGCTGGGTGCGGGCTCAGGAGCCCGAGAACAGCGATCAGGCCGTGGCCGCCGTGGAGGCCTTGGAACGGGAGCCCGGGAGACCCTGGCAGTGG CTCAAGCACTGTGAAGACCCCGTGGTGATAGACGATGGGGACAGCCCCCCAGACCAGGAGCAGGAGCGGCTGCTGACAGAACCCCAGGGTGACCTCGTGAAGAGCCAGGACATGCAGCCCCTGGCCCTGGGTCAGGGACTCCCAAGCCGACCACCAGGGCTGCTCGGCGGGGACCCAG TTCCAGCAGATGCATCCCTTCTTCAGGACATGAGTCTGAGGGATGCACAGCAGGTGACCGCCCTCCAGCTGCTTCCG AACCGGGCTTCTCCTTTCAAGGACATGATCTTCTGCTTCTCAGAAGAGGACTGGTCCCTTCTAGACCCTGCCCAGACTGGCTTCTATGGAGAGTTCATCATTGGGGAGGACTACGGGGTCTCCTTGCCCTCGA ATGATGTAGCCGCCCCACTGGCTCTCTGCCAGGGCGAGGAGAATGAGCCCCAGGCTCCGGAACTGCAGGACCTCCAGGGGAAGGAAGCACCCCAGGTCTCCTACTTGG ACATTCCAAGTCTCCAGGCATTcccaggagaagaaaaaagaaaacggGATGAGATGCAGGTGCCAGAGTTCCAGGCCTGCCCACAGACAGTGCTCACTCAGAGCACCTACCCCG CCGGAGGCACCAAGCCAGCCCCGGGAGACAGCCTGGACGAGGAGGTGACCATCGAGATCGTGCTGTCCAGCTCTGGGGATGAGGACTCCCAGCTCGGCCCCTACTGTGCCAACGAGGCAGGCGGGCACCCCGCCCTGCGCCGGGGAGCTGAGGCAGGAGGCGATGGGCAGGCCACGTCCAAGAAGTACGTGTGCCCGAACTGCGGCAAGATCTTCCGCTGGAGGGTCAACTTCGTGCGGCACCTGCGGAGCCGCCGTGAGCAGAAGCACGAGTGCTCGGTGTGCGGCGAGCTGTTCAGCGACAGTGAGGACCTGGACGGGCACCTGGAGACGCACGAGGCTGCGAAGCCTCACCGGTGCGGCGCCTGTGGGCGGAGCTTCCGCCTGCACGCGCACCTGCTGTCCCATCGGCGGATGCACCTGCCATCCGACGCGCGTGAGCAGCTGCCGCGCAGGGAGTCCACCGCCGAGCCGCGAGGCGGGGGCCCCGGGATGCGGGCCAAAGGCAAGGCCGCCCTGCGCCTGCAATGCTGTGACTGCGGGAAGGCCTTTCAGCGGCCCTACCACCTAGCGCGGCATCGCAGCAGCCTGCACTCCAAGGGCAAGGCCCGTCCCTTCCAGTGCCGCTACTGCGCCAAGAGCTTTCTACAGAACTACGACCTCCTCCGCCATGAGCGCCTGCACATGAAGCGCCGCTCCAAGCAGGCCCTCAACTCCTACTGA